A window from Photobacterium leiognathi encodes these proteins:
- the drt2 gene encoding antiviral reverse transcriptase Drt2, whose product MKILIKDWFKPRKYIHFDLPINSKKASKIVTDSEVVAKHAFYPLINYDIVINKITKNPITKNIMVLEPKPRPISYPAHIDSHIYSYYSKILNYKYEKMIKENGLSDSILAFRTLGKSNIDFSLNAFNEIKKLGECSAVALDITKFFDTLDHETLKLKWCNLLDVKRLPNDHYNIFKSITKYSKVKKEDLYKALGISLNNPNKKRRRICEPHDFRGIVRKYKLIKVHKDSFGIPQGTPLSAMLSNIYMFDFDLKMNSFITQFGGKYFRYCDDILFIIPTEYKNIVEQTASIEIENLKLELNKKKTEIRNFQFKDNKLKSDKPLQYLGFIFDGKEIYIRSSSLAIYSSRMHKGVRLAKNTMIKYNKIRRANQEEERLIFKRKLYSRYSHLGKRNFITYGYSAAKKMNSSSIRRQLSPLFGRLNSEINKI is encoded by the coding sequence ATGAAAATTCTAATTAAAGATTGGTTTAAACCTCGTAAATATATACATTTCGATTTACCTATAAACTCCAAAAAAGCATCTAAAATAGTTACAGACTCGGAAGTTGTTGCAAAACATGCTTTTTATCCTCTTATTAATTACGATATCGTAATTAATAAGATCACCAAAAATCCCATAACTAAAAATATTATGGTATTAGAACCTAAACCAAGACCGATTTCATATCCTGCTCATATTGATAGTCATATATATTCTTACTACTCTAAAATTTTAAACTATAAATATGAAAAAATGATAAAAGAAAATGGGCTAAGTGACTCAATACTTGCTTTTAGAACACTCGGTAAAAGTAATATCGATTTCTCTTTAAATGCATTTAACGAAATTAAGAAATTAGGTGAATGTAGTGCTGTTGCCTTAGATATTACTAAATTTTTTGACACTTTAGATCATGAGACACTTAAATTAAAATGGTGTAATTTACTTGATGTTAAACGACTTCCTAATGATCATTACAATATTTTCAAATCAATAACTAAATATTCTAAAGTAAAAAAAGAAGACTTATATAAGGCTCTAGGAATATCGTTAAATAATCCAAACAAAAAAAGACGTAGAATTTGTGAACCTCATGATTTCAGAGGGATCGTAAGAAAATATAAACTTATAAAGGTACATAAAGACTCATTTGGCATACCTCAAGGGACGCCTTTAAGTGCTATGCTATCAAACATTTATATGTTTGATTTTGATTTGAAGATGAACTCTTTTATAACTCAATTCGGTGGTAAGTATTTTCGTTACTGTGATGATATTCTTTTCATCATCCCTACTGAATATAAAAATATAGTTGAACAAACAGCATCCATTGAAATAGAGAACCTAAAGTTAGAATTAAATAAAAAGAAAACAGAAATTAGAAATTTTCAATTTAAAGATAATAAATTAAAATCAGATAAGCCTTTACAATATTTAGGCTTCATTTTTGATGGTAAAGAAATATATATACGCTCATCATCTTTAGCAATATATTCCAGCAGAATGCATAAAGGGGTAAGATTAGCTAAAAATACAATGATAAAATATAACAAGATAAGAAGAGCTAACCAAGAAGAAGAAAGATTGATTTTTAAACGTAAATTATATAGTCGATATTCTCACTTAGGTAAAAGAAATTTTATAACATAT
- a CDS encoding glycerol kinase yields MTAKISTSQLAKARGLAAKALFNQLADAGYITRDNDEWHLTEVGKNAQGEYKQSPKFGQYIVWPDSLEIVEQPEFDGKKLSATQISTHFNLTSQKINQILDELGWINKAVKGWKVSNSGLRLGGVQKEDFRTGVPYVMWDESVLKNSSLIHSVNEITGANAEAKSTDNSVSNFRQKFEAKHRAADGHYVRSKAEMLIDNWLYMAGIVHAYERKLPIEEDLYCDFYLPTGKVYIEFWGLEDDPKYADRKKVKQDLYAKYGFNLIELNDDDVQNLDDVLPRMLLKFDIKAY; encoded by the coding sequence ATGACAGCTAAAATTTCGACCTCACAGCTTGCGAAAGCGAGAGGTCTTGCAGCAAAAGCGCTATTTAATCAATTAGCCGATGCAGGCTATATCACCCGAGATAACGATGAATGGCATTTAACAGAAGTGGGTAAAAACGCCCAAGGTGAATACAAACAATCACCTAAGTTTGGGCAATACATTGTCTGGCCTGATTCGTTAGAGATCGTTGAACAACCAGAGTTTGATGGTAAGAAGCTATCAGCGACCCAAATTAGCACTCATTTCAATTTAACATCTCAGAAAATAAACCAAATTTTAGATGAGCTAGGTTGGATCAATAAAGCGGTTAAAGGTTGGAAAGTCAGTAACTCAGGGCTTCGTCTTGGTGGGGTACAAAAAGAAGACTTTAGAACTGGCGTACCTTATGTGATGTGGGATGAAAGCGTGCTTAAAAACAGCAGCTTAATTCACTCGGTTAACGAGATCACAGGAGCAAATGCCGAAGCGAAAAGCACTGATAATTCAGTTTCGAATTTCCGTCAGAAGTTTGAAGCCAAACACCGCGCCGCAGATGGGCATTATGTTCGCTCGAAAGCTGAAATGCTGATTGATAACTGGCTGTATATGGCTGGTATCGTTCATGCCTATGAGCGTAAGTTGCCGATTGAAGAAGATCTGTACTGTGATTTCTATTTACCGACAGGCAAGGTATATATCGAATTTTGGGGCTTGGAAGATGATCCTAAATACGCCGATAGAAAAAAAGTGAAGCAAGATCTGTATGCTAAATACGGTTTTAATTTGATTGAATTAAACGATGACGATGTGCAGAACCTTGATGATGTGTTGCCTCGTATGTTGCTTAAATTCGACATTAAGGCGTATTAA
- the glpT gene encoding glycerol-3-phosphate transporter gives MFGIFKPKAHIAPLSSGKVDSTYSRLRWQLFFGIFIGYAGYYLVRKNFSLAMPYLIEEGFSRGELGVALAAVSIAYGLSKFLMGNVSDRSNPRYFLSAGLVMSSLVMLCFGFMPWATGSVAAMFILLFLNGWFQGMGWPACGRTMVHWWSRKERGEIVSVWNVAHNVGGGLIGPLFILGLWAFNDDWRTAFYVPAFFALLVAFFVWLTVRDTPQSCGLPPIEEYKDDYPDGYDKSFETEMTAKEIFFKYIFNNKLLWSIAIANAFVYLIRYGVLDWAPVYLKEAKDFSVDKTSWAYFLYEWAGIPGTLLCGWISDKLFKGRRAPAGILFMVLVTLAVLVYWFNPAGNPTIDMLALIAIGFLIYGPVMLIGLYALELAPKKAAGTAAGLTGLFGYLGGAVAANAILGYTVDLYGWDGGFIILVGSCVTSIVCLVYALLGERAIHERKAKEKAVIAQ, from the coding sequence ATGTTTGGAATATTCAAACCGAAGGCGCATATCGCACCTTTATCAAGCGGTAAAGTTGATAGCACTTATTCTCGTCTGCGGTGGCAATTATTTTTCGGTATTTTCATAGGTTACGCAGGTTATTACCTTGTACGTAAGAACTTTAGTTTGGCGATGCCTTATTTGATTGAGGAAGGCTTCAGTCGCGGAGAGCTAGGTGTTGCTTTGGCTGCCGTTTCTATCGCGTATGGTTTATCCAAATTTTTAATGGGGAATGTGTCAGACCGCTCGAACCCAAGATACTTCTTAAGTGCTGGTCTTGTCATGTCGTCGCTCGTTATGCTCTGTTTTGGCTTTATGCCATGGGCGACAGGTAGTGTGGCAGCTATGTTTATCTTGTTGTTCTTAAATGGTTGGTTCCAAGGGATGGGGTGGCCTGCCTGTGGACGTACCATGGTGCATTGGTGGTCACGTAAAGAACGTGGCGAAATTGTCTCGGTTTGGAACGTGGCCCACAACGTGGGTGGTGGCTTAATTGGCCCACTGTTTATTCTTGGTCTTTGGGCATTTAATGACGACTGGCGTACCGCTTTTTATGTACCCGCTTTCTTTGCTTTGCTAGTTGCATTTTTTGTTTGGTTAACAGTGCGTGATACACCGCAATCATGTGGTTTGCCGCCGATTGAAGAATACAAAGATGATTACCCTGATGGGTACGATAAGTCGTTTGAAACGGAAATGACGGCGAAAGAAATCTTCTTTAAATATATTTTTAACAACAAGTTACTGTGGTCAATTGCGATTGCCAATGCCTTTGTTTATCTGATCCGTTATGGGGTTTTAGATTGGGCTCCGGTGTACTTGAAAGAAGCGAAAGATTTTTCTGTCGATAAAACATCATGGGCTTATTTCCTATACGAGTGGGCAGGTATTCCGGGCACCTTATTGTGTGGCTGGATCTCCGATAAGTTATTTAAAGGACGTCGTGCTCCTGCTGGCATTTTATTTATGGTGTTGGTAACGCTGGCGGTGTTGGTTTACTGGTTTAACCCGGCAGGTAATCCAACGATTGATATGTTAGCGCTGATCGCTATCGGCTTCTTAATTTATGGTCCAGTTATGTTAATCGGTTTGTATGCGCTAGAGCTGGCACCGAAGAAAGCAGCAGGGACAGCTGCAGGTTTAACTGGTCTATTTGGTTACCTTGGTGGCGCAGTTGCCGCCAATGCCATTCTTGGTTACACCGTTGATCTTTATGGTTGGGATGGTGGTTTCATTATCTTAGTGGGTTCATGTGTGACATCTATTGTTTGTCTCGTCTATGCACTATTAGGTGAGCGAGCTATTCATGAACGTAAAGCGAAAGAAAAGGCTGTAATAGCACAATAA
- the glpQ gene encoding glycerophosphodiester phosphodiesterase, whose protein sequence is MKKISVGLTFLALSISAGAIAKPLVIAHRGASGYLPEHTLEAKTLAYAMKPDFIEQDVVMTKDDQLVVLHDHYLDRVTDVAERFPDRARKDGRYYAIDFTLAEIKSLKVTEGFNVNDKGDKVAGFPQRFPMWKSQFTVPTFAEEIELIQGLNKTLGYDIGIYPEIKAPWFHRHEGKDISKAVLKVLKQYGYTTKNDKVYLQCFDANELKRINDILMPEMAMDLKLIQLMAYTDWNETMVYNGDKATPYSYDWMFKPDGMAKVAQYAEGIGPWKPMLVDDKSTKTNIIIKPLMAQAKAAGLKVHPYTFRADEGRIPSYAENFDGMLDVFYNQVKVDGVFTDFPDKAVTFLNKDHKH, encoded by the coding sequence ATGAAAAAAATCTCAGTAGGCTTAACTTTTTTGGCCCTTAGTATCTCGGCAGGTGCTATCGCTAAACCGCTTGTTATTGCGCACCGTGGCGCATCGGGTTATTTACCTGAACACACGCTTGAAGCGAAAACGCTCGCATATGCTATGAAACCTGATTTTATTGAGCAGGATGTGGTGATGACGAAAGATGATCAATTAGTGGTATTGCATGATCACTATTTAGATCGCGTCACTGATGTGGCAGAACGTTTTCCTGATCGTGCGCGTAAAGATGGACGTTATTACGCTATAGATTTTACGCTTGCTGAAATTAAATCGCTTAAGGTAACGGAAGGGTTTAATGTCAATGATAAAGGCGATAAAGTCGCTGGTTTCCCGCAACGATTCCCAATGTGGAAGTCACAATTTACGGTTCCTACTTTTGCGGAAGAAATTGAATTAATCCAAGGTTTAAATAAGACGCTAGGCTACGATATTGGTATTTACCCTGAGATCAAAGCGCCTTGGTTCCATCGTCATGAAGGCAAAGACATTTCGAAAGCGGTACTGAAAGTGCTAAAACAATACGGCTATACCACTAAAAACGACAAGGTATATCTGCAATGTTTTGATGCCAATGAGTTAAAACGTATCAATGATATCTTGATGCCTGAAATGGCAATGGATTTAAAACTGATCCAATTGATGGCTTACACGGATTGGAACGAAACCATGGTATATAACGGCGATAAAGCAACACCGTATAGCTATGATTGGATGTTCAAACCTGATGGTATGGCGAAAGTTGCGCAATATGCGGAAGGGATTGGCCCTTGGAAGCCAATGTTAGTGGATGATAAATCGACCAAAACGAACATCATTATCAAACCATTAATGGCACAAGCGAAAGCGGCTGGTTTAAAAGTGCATCCTTATACTTTCCGTGCTGATGAAGGCCGTATTCCGTCATATGCAGAGAACTTCGATGGCATGTTAGATGTTTTCTATAATCAGGTAAAAGTCGATGGTGTCTTTACTGATTTTCCTGATAAAGCGGTAACGTTTCTTAACAAAGATCATAAGCACTAG
- the rbsD gene encoding D-ribose pyranase, whose translation MKKSTLIHSELSYLVATLGHTDEITICDAGLPIPAQVQRIDLALTHGVPSFLDTVRVMLSEMQIEGVIMAEEFAQVSPEHHQALLAELEQEKALTGKTINIGYISHEQFKQRTKQSRAVVRTDECTPYANVIFQSGVVF comes from the coding sequence ATGAAAAAAAGTACCCTTATTCACTCTGAACTGTCTTACTTAGTTGCCACCTTAGGGCATACCGATGAAATCACTATTTGTGATGCAGGTTTGCCTATTCCTGCTCAGGTTCAACGTATTGATTTAGCGTTAACTCATGGCGTACCGAGCTTTTTAGATACGGTGCGTGTGATGCTCTCAGAAATGCAAATTGAAGGGGTGATCATGGCAGAGGAATTTGCCCAAGTGAGTCCTGAACATCACCAAGCGCTACTGGCTGAACTTGAGCAAGAAAAAGCGCTAACAGGTAAAACCATAAACATTGGTTATATAAGCCATGAGCAATTTAAACAGCGTACTAAGCAAAGCCGAGCTGTGGTGAGAACCGATGAATGTACCCCTTACGCCAATGTGATTTTCCAATCGGGTGTGGTGTTTTAA
- the fucP gene encoding L-fucose:H+ symporter permease translates to MFIKNNTIQHSDGYLNKTPLFQFLLLSSVFALWSAAAALNDVLITQFKSIFDLSNFASALVQSAFYGAYFLVAIPASMVVKKTSYKLAILLGLALYIFGCLMFFPASHAGTYTMFLAAIFCIAIGLSFLETSCNTYSAMIGEPERATLRLNVSHTINAMGYIIGLLLGKHLIFQEGVDVGHMMDTLTGPELAAFKEQLLQQTLEPYKWLVGIIATVAILIAITEYPNCKAESDSKDNQPSFGETLSYLAGNVRFFKGIATQFAYVGMQVAVWSFTIRLALELDPNMIEHDAANYLLYSFIMYFLGKLLANYLFTKTSQENVLMGYSAIGFACLMYVTFIPSFTAVWVAVGTSALFAPCWATIFASTLQSVDTRYTETAGGFVVMSIIGGAAIPVLQGLVADNIGMQSSFIVSAVCFAVVFFYFFSEKKAKQAFTYSVAKA, encoded by the coding sequence ATGTTTATTAAAAATAACACCATCCAACATTCGGATGGTTACTTAAATAAAACACCGTTATTCCAGTTCTTGTTATTGTCATCGGTTTTTGCGTTGTGGTCTGCTGCCGCTGCGCTGAATGATGTGTTGATCACCCAATTTAAATCGATTTTCGATTTGTCTAATTTTGCATCAGCACTTGTTCAATCTGCATTTTATGGTGCGTACTTTTTAGTGGCTATACCAGCCTCTATGGTAGTAAAGAAAACATCGTATAAGTTAGCGATTTTATTAGGTTTAGCCCTGTATATTTTCGGTTGTTTGATGTTCTTCCCTGCATCACATGCCGGTACTTATACCATGTTCCTTGCTGCCATTTTCTGTATTGCAATTGGTTTATCTTTCCTTGAAACCTCGTGTAATACCTATTCTGCAATGATCGGTGAGCCTGAACGTGCCACTTTGCGTTTGAACGTATCGCACACCATTAATGCAATGGGTTACATCATTGGTTTGCTATTAGGTAAGCACTTAATTTTCCAAGAAGGTGTCGATGTTGGGCACATGATGGACACGTTAACAGGGCCAGAGTTGGCTGCATTTAAAGAGCAATTGCTGCAACAAACGCTTGAGCCATACAAATGGTTAGTGGGCATCATTGCAACCGTTGCGATTTTAATTGCCATCACTGAATACCCGAACTGTAAAGCTGAAAGCGACAGTAAAGATAATCAACCATCATTTGGCGAAACCTTATCCTACCTTGCTGGCAACGTGCGTTTCTTCAAAGGTATTGCGACTCAGTTTGCTTATGTGGGTATGCAAGTGGCTGTGTGGTCGTTCACTATTCGCCTTGCGCTAGAGCTTGATCCAAATATGATTGAGCACGATGCAGCAAACTACTTACTGTACTCTTTCATTATGTACTTCCTTGGTAAGTTATTAGCTAACTACTTGTTTACTAAAACATCGCAAGAAAACGTGTTAATGGGTTACTCAGCTATTGGTTTTGCTTGCTTAATGTACGTGACCTTTATTCCTAGCTTTACTGCAGTATGGGTAGCCGTCGGTACTTCAGCATTGTTCGCACCTTGTTGGGCGACGATTTTCGCTTCAACACTGCAATCGGTTGATACTCGCTACACAGAAACAGCAGGTGGTTTTGTGGTGATGTCTATCATCGGTGGTGCAGCTATTCCGGTATTACAAGGTTTAGTGGCAGATAACATTGGTATGCAAAGCTCGTTCATCGTAAGCGCAGTGTGTTTTGCGGTGGTGTTCTTCTACTTCTTTAGTGAGAAGAAAGCAAAGCAAGCATTTACTTACTCTGTGGCTAAGGCGTAA
- a CDS encoding aldose 1-epimerase family protein, protein MFTLPLYKEQFSKTKTRVAQSEHFDIHTFIYNSGVHAVEIQNSKGRLVILPFMGQMIWDAEFLGTDLCMKNMFSEPKPAKTIVETYGCFAFHAGMLRMGCPTPQDDHVLHGEMPCAVMDSAWLEISEEMVAVKGRYEYVMGFGDHYLATPSVTLAKDASVFDIQMVVKNLATVAMPLQYMCHINATYIENAQMSQNIPDNAFILRESIPAHVQPNAQWLAYNEQLKASPPIAVLDKPAMHDPEIVYLMDDIDQYTDRAVFKMAFEDKCFITEFDTKDFNHATRWILCNGDQQVNAYALPATCRPEGFLAAKEKGTLQYLAPNETRTFTVRTGITQA, encoded by the coding sequence ATGTTTACTCTTCCTCTTTATAAAGAGCAGTTTTCTAAAACGAAAACCCGTGTTGCCCAATCTGAGCATTTCGATATTCATACGTTTATTTATAACTCAGGTGTTCATGCGGTTGAAATTCAGAACAGTAAAGGTCGTTTAGTGATTTTGCCTTTTATGGGGCAAATGATTTGGGATGCGGAGTTCTTAGGTACAGATCTTTGCATGAAGAATATGTTCTCTGAACCTAAACCAGCTAAAACCATTGTTGAAACCTACGGCTGTTTTGCTTTCCATGCTGGTATGCTGCGCATGGGTTGCCCAACACCACAAGATGATCACGTTCTACACGGTGAAATGCCATGTGCTGTAATGGATTCAGCATGGCTTGAAATCAGTGAAGAGATGGTTGCGGTAAAGGGACGTTATGAATACGTGATGGGCTTTGGCGATCATTATTTGGCAACACCATCGGTGACGTTAGCCAAAGATGCCAGCGTGTTTGATATTCAAATGGTGGTGAAGAACTTAGCCACGGTAGCCATGCCGCTGCAATACATGTGTCATATCAATGCCACTTACATCGAAAATGCGCAAATGAGCCAGAATATCCCTGATAATGCATTCATTTTACGTGAAAGTATTCCAGCGCACGTTCAGCCGAATGCACAGTGGCTCGCTTATAATGAGCAACTAAAAGCCTCGCCACCGATTGCGGTATTAGATAAACCAGCCATGCACGATCCTGAAATTGTCTACTTGATGGATGATATCGACCAATATACCGATCGTGCGGTGTTTAAGATGGCGTTTGAAGATAAGTGCTTTATTACTGAGTTTGATACCAAAGACTTTAATCACGCAACACGCTGGATCTTGTGCAATGGCGATCAGCAAGTGAACGCTTACGCACTGCCTGCGACTTGTCGTCCTGAAGGTTTCTTAGCGGCGAAAGAAAAAGGCACTTTGCAATATTTAGCACCAAATGAAACCCGCACCTTTACGGTTCGTACGGGCATTACCCAAGCTTAA
- the rbsK gene encoding ribokinase — MSKLVVLGSVNADHVLQVPSFPRPGETLHGRNYQVIPGGKGANQAVAAARLHADIGFIACVGDDAFGMFMRGNFVKDGIDTRGLKTEKGCPTGIAMIQVSDSGENSICLSPEANERLTAEAIEADLDMIRDAEYLLMQLETPMCGIEKAAKVAKSANTKVILNPAPARELSDALLACVDVITPNETEAEVLTGVTVTDNQSAQKAADILHTKGIDTVMITLGAKGVWLSRMGKGDIISGFRVEATDTTAAGDTFNGALVTGLLEGLSLESAIKFAHAAAAISVTRFGAQTSIPTREEVDAFLAQHA; from the coding sequence ATGAGCAAGTTAGTGGTTTTAGGTAGTGTGAATGCGGATCATGTTCTTCAAGTGCCTTCATTTCCTCGTCCGGGGGAAACGTTGCATGGTCGCAACTACCAAGTTATCCCTGGTGGTAAAGGGGCAAACCAAGCAGTGGCTGCGGCACGCTTACATGCTGATATCGGTTTTATTGCCTGCGTGGGTGATGATGCGTTTGGTATGTTTATGCGTGGTAATTTCGTCAAAGATGGTATTGATACCCGTGGTTTAAAAACCGAGAAAGGTTGCCCAACGGGTATTGCGATGATCCAAGTTTCTGACAGTGGTGAAAATAGCATTTGTTTATCTCCTGAAGCTAACGAACGTTTAACCGCAGAAGCCATTGAAGCAGATCTTGATATGATCCGAGATGCTGAATATTTGTTAATGCAGCTTGAAACGCCAATGTGTGGTATCGAAAAAGCAGCAAAAGTTGCGAAATCAGCCAATACCAAGGTGATTTTAAATCCTGCCCCAGCTCGTGAACTGTCAGATGCGTTATTAGCTTGTGTTGATGTGATCACCCCAAATGAAACCGAAGCGGAAGTGCTAACGGGCGTGACAGTAACCGATAACCAATCGGCACAAAAAGCAGCTGATATTCTTCACACTAAAGGTATTGATACCGTGATGATCACCTTAGGTGCAAAAGGTGTGTGGTTAAGCCGCATGGGTAAGGGCGATATCATTTCAGGTTTTCGTGTCGAAGCAACAGATACCACAGCTGCTGGCGATACCTTCAATGGTGCGTTAGTAACTGGTTTATTAGAAGGATTGTCTTTAGAATCAGCGATTAAGTTTGCTCATGCTGCTGCTGCAATCTCAGTGACTCGCTTTGGTGCGCAAACGTCTATTCCAACGCGTGAAGAAGTCGATGCTTTTTTAGCGCAACACGCTTAA
- a CDS encoding substrate-binding domain-containing protein, with protein sequence MATMKDVAKLAGVSTSTVSHVINKTRFVSEEISERVNKAAKELNYYAPSALARSFKVNRTKTIGMLVTTSTNPFFGEVVKGVERSCYQQGYSLILCNTEGDHQRMHESINTLLQKRVDGLILMCATLEGEHFDIFEHYADIPVVVMDWGPMQFTSDKIQDNSLRGGYMAAKYLIDAGHSEIGCITGPLDRIQAEMRYNGYLQAMDEAGFSVEPSWVVEADFECEGGYNAFTQLHANGTLPSALVVANDMMAMGVINAANELGIQIPEQLSIIGYDDIHIAKFMSPSLTTIHQPKYRLGQAAVETLLTRLDEPETAPRIIELEPTLVERNSVKSLRS encoded by the coding sequence ATGGCTACGATGAAAGATGTCGCAAAACTGGCAGGAGTTTCTACCTCGACAGTGAGCCATGTTATTAATAAGACCCGTTTTGTCAGTGAAGAAATTTCAGAGCGGGTCAACAAAGCTGCCAAAGAGCTTAATTACTACGCGCCTTCAGCCTTGGCGCGTAGCTTCAAAGTTAACCGTACAAAAACCATTGGTATGTTAGTGACAACCTCTACCAACCCTTTCTTTGGTGAAGTAGTAAAAGGTGTTGAACGCAGTTGTTACCAACAGGGCTATAGCTTGATTTTGTGTAATACCGAAGGTGATCACCAGCGTATGCACGAATCAATCAATACCTTGCTGCAAAAGCGGGTTGATGGTTTGATCTTAATGTGTGCCACGCTTGAAGGTGAGCATTTCGATATTTTCGAGCACTATGCCGATATTCCCGTAGTAGTCATGGATTGGGGTCCAATGCAGTTCACTAGCGATAAAATTCAAGATAATTCGCTACGTGGTGGCTATATGGCGGCAAAATACTTAATTGACGCTGGACATAGCGAGATTGGTTGTATCACAGGTCCATTAGATCGGATCCAAGCTGAGATGCGTTACAACGGTTATTTACAAGCCATGGATGAAGCAGGCTTTAGCGTGGAACCATCATGGGTAGTGGAAGCGGATTTTGAATGTGAAGGTGGCTATAACGCTTTTACTCAATTGCATGCTAATGGCACATTACCGAGTGCTTTAGTTGTTGCCAATGATATGATGGCTATGGGCGTGATCAATGCTGCGAATGAGCTTGGTATTCAGATCCCTGAGCAGCTTTCTATTATTGGTTACGATGATATTCATATTGCCAAGTTTATGTCGCCATCGCTAACGACTATTCACCAACCTAAATACCGTTTAGGGCAAGCGGCGGTCGAGACGTTATTAACACGTTTAGATGAGCCAGAAACTGCCCCTCGAATCATTGAACTCGAACCAACCTTAGTTGAGCGCAACAGTGTGAAATCATTACGCTCATAG
- a CDS encoding LysR family transcriptional regulator: MNWDDTQYLLALGREKTLRKAAQQLYVDQATVGRRIAILENSLKCQLFIRSNKGYEFTPAGYQAFLAAIEMEQAALTLQNKVKGFDQQLKGDITLSTTDSIAIDFIINAIKQLRTSAPEIRIKLDVTTALRDMTQHNIDIAIRNIRPDTPGLVTKLLLTSPMGLYSSSEYLHQHGYPKTSDSLAGLDLIVHAPMVEKSPDKLFGLAIDKAKIALLADSSLLLRTSIKNGVGIGFLPKFMADIDNLVPIFPEKDFNSNYEIWLVTHADIVHTARIQMVLDTLSQLFSVKAV, from the coding sequence ATGAACTGGGACGATACACAATACTTACTCGCATTAGGACGAGAAAAGACACTACGTAAAGCCGCACAACAACTATATGTTGATCAAGCTACCGTTGGCAGGCGCATTGCGATTTTAGAGAACTCACTTAAATGTCAGTTGTTCATAAGAAGCAATAAAGGTTACGAGTTTACACCAGCAGGTTATCAAGCGTTCTTAGCTGCGATAGAAATGGAGCAAGCTGCGCTCACCTTACAAAACAAAGTTAAAGGCTTCGATCAGCAGTTAAAAGGCGATATTACTCTTTCGACCACTGATTCCATTGCGATTGATTTTATTATTAATGCCATTAAACAACTGAGAACATCTGCGCCTGAAATTCGCATCAAACTCGATGTCACCACTGCACTGCGCGATATGACGCAACACAATATTGATATTGCGATCAGAAACATTCGCCCAGATACACCGGGATTGGTAACAAAATTGCTTTTAACCTCACCAATGGGGCTCTATTCAAGTAGTGAATACTTACATCAACATGGTTATCCAAAAACATCCGACTCGTTGGCAGGTTTAGATCTGATCGTTCATGCTCCTATGGTGGAGAAATCTCCAGATAAACTGTTCGGTTTAGCTATCGATAAGGCAAAAATCGCACTGCTTGCAGACAGTAGCTTGCTATTAAGAACATCGATTAAAAATGGTGTAGGGATTGGTTTCTTACCAAAATTTATGGCAGATATTGATAATCTCGTACCGATTTTTCCTGAAAAAGACTTTAATTCAAACTACGAGATCTGGCTGGTTACACACGCAGATATTGTTCATACCGCGCGTATTCAAATGGTATTAGATACCCTTTCACAACTATTTAGCGTCAAAGCTGTTTAG
- a CDS encoding lipocalin-like domain-containing protein has protein sequence MKSIIGTWDLLSFKHTVIETGVESDIMGDTPCGRIIFTSDGFVSVFISKQGRADFNKDNEKLYKTMMAYMGKYTLDGDKCNFYIDRTWDPDWMDITLQRQIAFDGDTLIITTLPQIGIDGKLSTAKLTWKKSE, from the coding sequence ATGAAAAGCATTATTGGTACATGGGATTTATTGTCTTTTAAACACACAGTAATAGAGACAGGTGTCGAGTCCGATATTATGGGAGATACACCTTGTGGGCGGATTATTTTTACTAGTGACGGCTTTGTGAGTGTGTTTATTTCAAAACAAGGTCGAGCAGATTTTAATAAAGACAATGAAAAGCTCTATAAAACCATGATGGCGTATATGGGTAAATATACCTTAGATGGTGATAAGTGTAACTTTTATATTGATAGAACATGGGATCCTGATTGGATGGACATAACACTGCAACGTCAAATTGCTTTTGATGGTGACACATTAATTATTACGACACTGCCACAAATAGGTATTGATGGGAAATTAAGCACAGCAAAATTAACGTGGAAGAAAAGTGAATAA